One window of Sulfuricurvum sp. IAE1 genomic DNA carries:
- a CDS encoding outer membrane beta-barrel protein, which yields MKKLALLGLLNVAMMASESGWYVGGDVGRTKEKDETSTGNHYSNTSTAYSAKIGYYFDNNVRGYAFYQHINRGDFAKPTNAYGGGCDYLFGDNAFKPFLGAIVGYSVYKNGNYKQDGLAYGGQVGINYGLNEHFSVDAGYRYLFSDATYKSGNYKEEITSFQSFFAGVNYKF from the coding sequence ATGAAGAAACTTGCATTACTGGGATTACTCAATGTTGCCATGATGGCGAGTGAAAGCGGATGGTATGTGGGAGGTGATGTCGGCCGTACCAAGGAAAAGGACGAAACCTCTACCGGGAACCATTATTCGAATACCAGCACAGCTTACAGTGCGAAAATCGGGTATTACTTTGATAACAATGTACGCGGATACGCTTTTTATCAACACATCAATCGGGGTGATTTCGCTAAACCGACAAATGCATACGGTGGAGGATGTGATTATCTTTTTGGCGATAATGCATTCAAACCCTTTCTAGGGGCAATTGTAGGTTACTCGGTATACAAAAATGGAAACTACAAACAAGACGGACTAGCATACGGAGGGCAAGTCGGAATTAATTACGGTCTGAATGAGCATTTTTCGGTTGATGCGGGCTACCGTTATCTTTTCTCTGACGCAACCTATAAATCAGGGAATTACAAAGAAGAAATTACCAGCTTCCAATCTTTCTTTGCCGGCGTAAATTACAAATTCTAA
- a CDS encoding PhoH family protein has product MGTQNCYLLDTSVILDDPTNILRISEENLNGVVITNVVLAELNSKKDDMRSEAGFQAREFFRLADIAWGEPISSVELPECVRSRIDHNLCQNDRYYRLSLNFDRSLHGGEANLIDLYIVHREHYRVSAHFSEPKGLNDAKIAEIADDYDLTLLTNDMSFRIAAEIRGIQSQSIRNSSVEAPEKIDFSYTYEYEEAPALPADKTHHNFDQITFVQKALSAASEMYETGIQRHALSVNGQIEWCDFDRRFGEHFDESLVRPLNLEQKFYYAMMTHPQNYVTVVSGSTGSGKTLVALQAGLELVEEGIVEGIVYARNTVTSNDPQSELGFRKGDEEQKLGYFMYPLYAAINFTIEHQSKYSIDARVEYTGNTNSIKRENATEIFMKKYNIEAMDIAHMRGTTISRKFVIIDEAQNMTNATLKLIGTRMGDETRLVVMGDPGQIDHPFLSKRRNALVTLLNKAQHNDFIAGIQLRHTIRSQVADWFDKNF; this is encoded by the coding sequence ATGGGCACACAAAACTGCTACCTCCTTGATACTTCCGTTATCCTCGACGATCCGACCAACATCCTCCGAATCAGCGAAGAGAATCTCAACGGCGTCGTCATCACCAACGTCGTTCTGGCCGAACTCAACAGCAAAAAAGACGACATGCGCTCCGAAGCGGGCTTTCAGGCGCGGGAATTTTTCCGTCTCGCCGACATCGCATGGGGAGAACCGATCAGTTCGGTAGAGCTCCCCGAATGTGTCCGCAGCCGCATAGACCACAACCTGTGCCAAAACGACCGCTATTACCGCCTGTCGCTTAATTTCGACCGCTCTTTGCACGGGGGTGAAGCGAACCTGATCGACCTCTACATCGTCCATCGCGAGCACTACCGCGTTTCGGCCCACTTTTCGGAACCCAAAGGGCTCAACGATGCGAAAATCGCCGAAATTGCCGACGATTACGACCTCACACTCCTTACCAACGACATGTCGTTTCGCATCGCCGCCGAAATCCGGGGGATCCAATCACAGAGCATCCGCAACAGCAGCGTCGAGGCCCCCGAAAAAATCGATTTTTCCTATACCTACGAATACGAGGAGGCCCCTGCCCTCCCCGCCGACAAAACCCATCACAATTTCGACCAGATCACCTTCGTCCAAAAAGCACTCAGCGCCGCCTCGGAAATGTACGAAACGGGAATTCAACGCCATGCGTTGAGCGTCAACGGCCAAATCGAATGGTGCGATTTCGACCGCCGTTTCGGGGAACATTTCGACGAAAGCCTTGTGCGACCCCTCAACCTCGAACAAAAATTCTATTACGCGATGATGACCCACCCGCAAAACTACGTCACGGTCGTCTCAGGCTCGACAGGGTCGGGAAAAACGCTCGTGGCGCTGCAGGCGGGACTGGAACTGGTCGAAGAGGGGATCGTCGAAGGGATCGTTTATGCCCGGAACACCGTCACCTCGAACGACCCGCAGTCCGAACTTGGATTTCGCAAGGGGGACGAAGAGCAGAAACTGGGGTATTTCATGTACCCGCTCTACGCCGCGATCAATTTCACGATCGAGCATCAGAGCAAATACTCCATCGACGCACGGGTCGAATATACGGGCAATACGAATTCGATCAAACGGGAAAACGCGACCGAAATCTTCATGAAAAAATACAACATCGAAGCGATGGACATCGCCCACATGCGCGGAACGACCATCTCTCGCAAATTCGTCATCATCGACGAAGCGCAGAACATGACCAACGCTACCCTTAAGCTCATCGGAACCCGGATGGGGGACGAAACGCGCCTCGTCGTCATGGGCGACCCCGGCCAGATCGACCATCCGTTCCTCTCCAAACGGCGCAACGCCCTCGTAACGCTGCTCAACAAAGCCCAGCACAACGATTTCATCGCCGGCATCCAGCTGCGCCATACGATCCGCAGCCAGGTAGCCGACTGGTTTGATAAGAATTTTTAA
- the aroC gene encoding chorismate synthase, with translation MNRFGERFTITTFGESHGKAIGCVLDGVPAGLAIDEAYIQSELDRRRPGQNEFATARKEADKVEILSGVFEGKSTGTPIMMVIYNTDQKSGDYSNVKDIFRPGHADFTYFHKYGIRDYRGGGRSSARETAARVAGGAVAKLMLRELGIDFASGISAIEGIEANTLDFSRVANSPIYALDPSVEEAQKEAILRAKNAHDAVGGVATVKISGLPVGLGEGLYYKLDAVLAEAMMGINAVKAVEIGEGVRSARLRASENNDPITPEGFKTNHAGGILGGMSNGDDILVRVHFKPTPSIFIDQESIDTAGHSVHVSLKGRHDPCVAVRGSVVAESMAALVCADMVLLNMGRTMKGLKGYYG, from the coding sequence ATGAATCGGTTCGGAGAGCGTTTTACGATTACCACCTTCGGAGAATCGCACGGAAAGGCGATCGGATGCGTACTTGATGGCGTACCGGCGGGTCTTGCGATCGACGAAGCCTACATCCAAAGCGAACTCGACCGCCGCCGTCCGGGTCAAAACGAGTTTGCCACCGCGCGCAAGGAAGCCGACAAGGTCGAAATCCTCAGCGGCGTCTTCGAAGGCAAGAGCACCGGGACACCCATCATGATGGTCATCTACAATACCGACCAAAAAAGCGGCGATTACTCCAACGTCAAAGACATTTTCCGTCCGGGGCACGCCGACTTCACCTATTTCCACAAATACGGCATCCGCGATTACCGCGGCGGCGGCCGTTCTTCGGCACGCGAAACGGCGGCACGGGTGGCCGGCGGCGCCGTTGCGAAACTGATGCTCCGCGAACTGGGGATCGATTTTGCCAGCGGGATCAGCGCGATCGAGGGGATCGAAGCAAATACGCTCGATTTCAGCCGCGTCGCGAACAGCCCGATTTACGCCCTTGATCCCTCTGTCGAAGAGGCCCAGAAAGAAGCGATCCTGCGTGCCAAAAATGCCCATGACGCAGTCGGCGGCGTAGCCACGGTTAAAATCAGCGGCCTTCCGGTCGGCCTGGGCGAAGGGCTCTATTACAAACTCGATGCGGTACTCGCCGAAGCGATGATGGGGATCAACGCCGTCAAAGCGGTCGAAATCGGCGAAGGGGTCCGCAGCGCACGCCTCCGGGCGAGCGAAAACAACGATCCCATCACCCCCGAGGGATTCAAAACCAACCATGCGGGGGGAATCCTGGGAGGGATGAGTAACGGCGACGACATCCTCGTACGCGTCCATTTCAAACCGACCCCTTCGATTTTCATCGACCAGGAGAGCATCGATACCGCCGGCCACAGCGTCCACGTCTCCCTCAAAGGGCGGCACGATCCCTGTGTCGCCGTCCGCGGATCGGTCGTGGCCGAATCGATGGCGGCCCTCGTTTGTGCGGACATGGTATTGCTCAACATGGGGCGGACAATGAAGGGCCTCAAAGGGTATTACGGCTAA
- the rnc gene encoding ribonuclease III gives MNDLQALQRQLGYRFENQELLIEALTHKSYKQPYNNERLEFLGDAVLDLIVGEYLYKKFADFDEGKLSKMRASLVNEGGFTRLANHLNLGEYIYLSNAEENNSGRTKSSLLSNAFEAVMGAIYLETGLEKVREITIYLLENVHDDISLDSLFKDYKTSLQELTQAHFGITPEYDLIAAHGPDHKKEFEVAVSIDGKRYASACGKSKKQAQQEAAKIALEMLNKELK, from the coding sequence ATGAACGATTTGCAAGCCCTGCAGCGGCAGCTCGGGTACCGATTTGAGAATCAAGAGCTCCTTATTGAAGCGCTGACGCACAAAAGCTACAAACAGCCCTACAATAATGAGCGCCTCGAATTTTTGGGCGACGCCGTCCTCGACTTGATCGTCGGGGAATACCTCTACAAAAAATTCGCCGATTTCGACGAGGGAAAACTCTCCAAAATGAGGGCTTCTCTCGTCAACGAGGGGGGGTTTACCCGCCTTGCCAACCATCTGAATCTGGGGGAATACATCTATCTCTCCAATGCCGAGGAAAATAACAGCGGGCGGACCAAAAGCTCGCTGCTCTCGAACGCTTTCGAAGCGGTGATGGGGGCGATCTACCTTGAAACGGGGCTGGAGAAAGTCCGTGAGATCACCATTTATCTCCTCGAAAACGTCCACGACGACATCTCCCTCGATTCGCTCTTCAAAGATTACAAAACCTCGTTGCAGGAGCTGACCCAGGCCCATTTCGGGATCACCCCCGAGTACGACCTCATCGCGGCCCACGGGCCCGACCACAAAAAAGAGTTCGAAGTGGCCGTCAGCATCGACGGCAAACGGTATGCCTCAGCCTGCGGTAAAAGTAAAAAGCAAGCGCAGCAGGAGGCGGCCAAAATCGCCCTGGAAATGCTGAACAAGGAGCTCAAATGA
- the rnhA gene encoding ribonuclease HI → MKKITLFSDGSALGNPGPGGFGAILRYGTNEKIVRGGEPHTTNNRMELRAVIEGLKALKEPCEVTIVSDSSYVIKGINEWLEGWVKRNFAKVKNPDLWREYLAVSAPHAIRGEWVRGHDGHPENEECDRIAREEAGKYKEGLNT, encoded by the coding sequence ATGAAGAAAATAACTCTCTTCAGTGACGGCTCGGCGCTGGGCAATCCGGGGCCGGGAGGATTCGGCGCGATATTGCGCTATGGGACTAATGAAAAAATCGTCCGCGGAGGCGAACCCCATACGACGAACAACCGGATGGAGCTGCGCGCCGTTATCGAGGGGCTCAAAGCCCTCAAAGAACCCTGTGAGGTGACGATCGTTTCGGATTCGAGCTACGTGATCAAAGGGATCAACGAATGGCTTGAGGGGTGGGTGAAGCGCAATTTCGCAAAGGTTAAAAACCCCGATCTGTGGCGCGAGTACCTCGCCGTCTCCGCTCCCCATGCCATCCGGGGGGAGTGGGTACGGGGGCATGACGGCCACCCGGAGAACGAAGAGTGCGACCGGATCGCCCGCGAAGAAGCGGGAAAATACAAAGAAGGATTGAACACATAA
- a CDS encoding tetratricopeptide repeat protein — MDTFFIEFRDPLFGVIVFFFLLFVLSFLSYWWGRHKTAKGHRDLESFLGKFESLEDENRLRDQVQTNSLPNESWLMLAHSYEMQGNFEKSVEIYHALLSKNRETTFQKEVLLLLGKNYFKAGFLERSRQTFLQILQNHPRSPQALHYLILIYEQLRQYDKALEVMESLQEIASDSLDEKLYLECRLLLGDHTVGTDEKGERLIELYERHRKLGYLVFEWLFANRPALAWSRFDQSLAPRLSDVLWRLRDDNLDLDIIASNTYLRELFSAKGSVSLAEGSGVFELDVLIALRKCGMGKAALQFEYACGECKQISFLPFHRCPHCHAIDTVEVMMNLSRERYEENNSLQ; from the coding sequence ATGGATACATTTTTTATCGAATTTAGAGACCCTCTTTTCGGCGTCATCGTTTTTTTCTTCCTCCTTTTCGTCCTCTCGTTTCTGAGCTACTGGTGGGGGCGGCACAAAACGGCAAAAGGGCACCGCGATCTCGAATCGTTTCTGGGAAAATTCGAATCGCTCGAAGATGAGAACCGGCTACGCGATCAGGTACAGACCAACTCCCTCCCAAACGAATCGTGGCTCATGCTTGCCCACAGCTACGAAATGCAGGGAAACTTCGAAAAAAGCGTCGAGATCTATCACGCACTCCTCTCCAAAAACCGTGAAACGACGTTTCAAAAAGAGGTGCTGCTGCTTCTGGGGAAAAATTATTTCAAAGCGGGGTTTCTCGAACGTTCCCGACAGACTTTTTTACAGATTCTCCAAAACCATCCCCGCTCCCCCCAGGCGCTCCATTATCTCATTTTGATCTATGAACAGCTGCGCCAGTACGACAAGGCACTCGAAGTGATGGAATCGCTGCAGGAGATCGCCTCCGATTCACTGGACGAAAAACTCTATCTCGAATGCCGGTTGCTGCTGGGGGATCATACCGTCGGAACCGATGAGAAGGGGGAGCGCCTTATCGAGCTTTACGAGCGCCACCGTAAACTTGGGTATCTTGTATTCGAATGGCTTTTCGCCAACCGCCCCGCACTCGCATGGAGCCGTTTCGACCAGTCCCTCGCACCCCGTCTGAGCGACGTGCTCTGGCGTCTTAGAGACGATAATCTCGATTTGGATATAATTGCAAGCAATACGTATCTGCGCGAGCTTTTCAGCGCAAAAGGCTCCGTCTCCCTTGCGGAGGGGAGCGGCGTGTTCGAACTCGACGTGCTGATCGCGCTGCGCAAATGCGGTATGGGAAAAGCGGCCCTGCAGTTCGAGTACGCGTGCGGCGAGTGCAAGCAGATATCGTTTCTGCCGTTTCACCGCTGTCCCCATTGCCATGCGATTGATACGGTAGAGGTGATGATGAACCTGTCACGGGAGCGGTATGAAGAAAATAACTCTCTTCAGTGA